In a single window of the bacterium genome:
- a CDS encoding ABC transporter permease — protein MIKILHIIKKEFIQIRRDRSMLGILFVVPVVQLLLLGFVISSEVRNIRTVICDLDNSSASRRIVEHIRQSGYFNVAYYDPRPGRMQAYLDRGRAAVAVVIPEDFNARLQRGERTALQVLVDGQDSNTSTIALGYINGILQRDLTDQIEARLQTSEVAAEVHLVSPNLRVWYNEELKNSDYMVPGIVVFLLTMVTTLVSAMGLVREREIGTMEQLLVAPIKKHELLIGKLVPFAVLGLIELAFGLTVARIVYTIPLAGHLGLLILFALIYLFTTLGLGLFISASSATQQQAMFLTLFFLMFFLLMSGFLFPIENMPRVMQMISLVNPMRYFVLVVRELLIKGAGLHHLYTQGLALLVFGAVIFSFAVLRFQSRVK, from the coding sequence GTGATCAAGATCCTGCATATCATCAAGAAGGAGTTTATCCAGATCCGCCGCGACCGCAGCATGCTGGGCATCCTGTTTGTGGTACCGGTGGTGCAACTGTTGCTGCTCGGTTTCGTCATCTCCAGCGAGGTTCGCAACATCAGGACCGTCATTTGCGATCTCGATAATTCATCCGCGAGCCGTCGGATCGTCGAGCATATCCGTCAGTCGGGATATTTTAATGTGGCCTATTACGACCCGAGGCCGGGCCGAATGCAGGCGTACCTGGACCGCGGCCGTGCTGCGGTGGCGGTGGTAATTCCTGAGGATTTCAACGCCCGGCTGCAGCGGGGCGAGCGTACCGCCCTGCAAGTGCTGGTCGATGGCCAGGATTCCAACACCTCGACCATTGCCCTAGGGTACATCAACGGCATTCTGCAGCGTGATCTGACCGACCAGATCGAGGCGCGGTTGCAAACGAGCGAGGTTGCCGCGGAGGTTCATCTTGTCTCCCCCAATCTGCGCGTCTGGTACAACGAGGAACTCAAGAATTCGGACTATATGGTGCCGGGGATTGTGGTTTTTCTCCTCACCATGGTCACGACGCTGGTGAGCGCGATGGGGCTGGTGCGCGAGCGCGAGATCGGCACGATGGAGCAGCTGCTGGTGGCGCCCATCAAGAAGCACGAGCTGCTGATCGGCAAGCTGGTGCCCTTTGCGGTGCTCGGTCTGATCGAGCTGGCTTTCGGGCTGACAGTCGCGCGCATCGTTTATACGATTCCGCTGGCTGGACATCTCGGTTTGCTGATACTCTTCGCCCTGATTTATCTCTTCACCACCCTTGGACTGGGGTTGTTCATCTCCGCCTCCTCGGCGACGCAGCAGCAGGCGATGTTTCTGACCCTCTTTTTCCTGATGTTTTTCCTGCTGATGTCCGGTTTTCTCTTCCCGATCGAGAACATGCCGAGAGTGATGCAGATGATCAGCCTGGTCAATCCGATGCGCTATTTCGTGCTGGTCGTACGCGAGCTTTTAATCAAGGGGGCGGGGTTGCACCATCTCTACACCCAGGGTCTGGCGCTGCTGGTTTTTGGTGCAGTGATCTTTTCGTTTGCGGTGCTGCGGTTTCAGAG
- a CDS encoding ABC transporter permease → MRARILAIVRKELLHILRDPRSLVIIFLLPILMVLLYGHAITFDIRDIRLGLLDEDKSPAARDLVEGLISSNYFQLSGILERREAIEEAFLHRRMIAVLIIPRGFGASYGSRPLSEVQVILDGSNANTATVAMNYIRAYFVNRSLQANALVLQPPIELQPRVWYNPDLKSVNFIVPGLVAIIMMLICALLTSVTVARERETGTMEQILVSPVRALEIIAGKTLPYILLAFLAGLLVILFAWIWFGVPFRGEPLWLLFYALIFIYTCLSLGIFISARVPNQQLALMFAMVSTFLPSILLSGFIFPVASMPRLLQYLSYIVPAKYFLVIIRGLMLKGVEGAQLWQPALFLLAFGTVLILISVKRFKINLEE, encoded by the coding sequence ATGAGGGCGCGCATCCTGGCGATCGTCCGCAAGGAATTACTCCACATTTTGCGCGATCCGCGTAGCCTGGTCATCATCTTCCTTCTCCCGATCCTGATGGTGCTGCTCTATGGTCACGCGATCACCTTCGACATCCGCGACATCCGGCTGGGGCTGCTCGATGAGGACAAGAGCCCGGCAGCGCGTGATCTGGTGGAGGGTTTGATCAGTTCGAATTATTTTCAGTTGAGCGGCATCCTCGAACGCCGCGAAGCGATCGAGGAGGCCTTTCTCCACCGCCGGATGATTGCGGTGCTAATCATTCCGCGGGGATTTGGTGCCTCCTACGGGAGCCGGCCGCTGAGCGAGGTGCAGGTGATTCTCGACGGCTCCAACGCCAACACCGCGACCGTGGCGATGAATTATATTCGGGCCTATTTCGTCAACCGCTCACTGCAGGCCAATGCCCTGGTGCTGCAGCCGCCGATTGAGCTGCAGCCGCGTGTCTGGTACAATCCCGATCTCAAGAGCGTCAATTTTATCGTCCCCGGCTTGGTGGCGATCATCATGATGCTGATCTGCGCCCTGCTCACCTCGGTGACGGTGGCACGTGAACGCGAGACCGGGACGATGGAGCAGATCCTGGTTTCGCCGGTGCGCGCCCTGGAGATTATCGCCGGGAAAACCCTGCCGTACATCCTCCTGGCCTTTCTCGCCGGGTTGCTGGTGATTCTCTTCGCCTGGATCTGGTTCGGGGTCCCCTTCCGCGGCGAACCCCTGTGGCTGCTCTTCTATGCCCTGATCTTCATCTACACCTGTTTGAGCCTGGGGATTTTTATCTCAGCGCGCGTGCCCAATCAGCAGCTGGCCCTGATGTTCGCGATGGTCTCGACCTTTCTCCCCTCGATCCTGCTTTCGGGTTTTATCTTTCCGGTCGCCTCGATGCCGAGGCTGCTGCAATACCTCAGCTATATTGTCCCGGCCAAATACTTTCTCGTTATCATCCGCGGCCTCATGCTTAAGGGGGTGGAGGGCGCCCAGCTCTGGCAGCCGGCCCTCTTTTTGCTGGCTTTCGGGACCGTGCTGATCCTGATCAGCGTCAAGCGCTTCAAGATCAATCTGGAGGAGTAG
- a CDS encoding efflux RND transporter periplasmic adaptor subunit, which translates to MKVLSQVVFVIAVLMLFSGCGKKESGVITGSGTLEATEVLVSAKSGGTLTALLVDEGASVLAGQLIAAIDSEKIVLQQQQALAALEELRLNRINASRLTRTAGENLDNLTRKSQRIAVLLEDGSATQQQFDDLETARKAAEAQFENGRTSLAALDAKEAQLKAQIGLIGSQLRDSRVTAPISGVVIDTYMEAGEVARPLAPVVTLADLTRMYVRIYLKDKDITRIRLNGPAQLTLSGYPGKTFPGRIVWIADKAEFTPKNVQTREARSDLVYAVKVAVDNPDGILKIGMPADVTLL; encoded by the coding sequence ATGAAAGTCTTATCCCAGGTCGTGTTCGTCATCGCCGTTCTGATGCTCTTCAGCGGCTGCGGCAAAAAGGAGAGCGGCGTCATCACCGGCTCGGGAACGCTGGAGGCGACCGAGGTCCTGGTCAGCGCCAAATCGGGCGGCACTCTGACCGCCCTGCTGGTCGACGAGGGGGCATCGGTCTTAGCCGGGCAGCTCATCGCCGCCATCGACAGCGAAAAGATCGTCCTGCAGCAACAGCAGGCTCTGGCCGCGCTGGAGGAACTGCGGCTCAACCGCATCAACGCCTCTCGCCTCACCCGCACCGCCGGAGAGAACCTCGACAACCTCACCCGGAAGAGCCAGCGCATCGCAGTGCTGCTCGAGGATGGCAGTGCAACACAGCAGCAGTTCGATGATCTCGAGACCGCGCGCAAGGCGGCCGAGGCGCAATTCGAGAACGGGCGTACCAGTCTGGCCGCTCTCGACGCCAAGGAAGCGCAGCTCAAGGCGCAGATCGGGCTCATCGGCAGCCAGTTGCGCGACAGCCGCGTGACCGCGCCGATCAGCGGCGTCGTCATCGACACCTATATGGAAGCGGGCGAGGTGGCACGCCCGCTTGCGCCGGTGGTCACCCTGGCCGACCTGACGCGGATGTACGTCCGTATTTACCTCAAGGATAAGGATATCACGCGCATCCGGCTCAACGGCCCGGCGCAGCTCACCCTCTCCGGCTATCCCGGCAAGACCTTCCCCGGCCGGATCGTCTGGATCGCCGACAAGGCCGAGTTCACGCCCAAGAATGTGCAGACGCGCGAGGCGCGCTCCGATCTGGTCTATGCGGTCAAGGTGGCGGTGGACAACCCCGACGGCATCCTCAAAATCGGCATGCCAGCCGACGTGACCCTGCTCTGA
- a CDS encoding ABC transporter ATP-binding protein codes for MTEAYSVQVEGISRRFGDFVAVDGISFKVREGEIFGFLGANGAGKTTTIRMLCGLLLPSSGRATVAGYDIYSETAQIKATIGYMSQKFSLYDDLTVAQNLDFYGGIYGLSREELGRAITSAIATTDLKQHLGKLTRDIPTGWKQRLALTCAILHEPRILFLDEPTGGVDPISRREFWGLIYDLSERGTTVFVTTHYMDEAEYCNRLSIMHDGRIIALGSPRELKERYRKSTIEALFIDLVRQESRKAETV; via the coding sequence ATGACAGAAGCGTACTCCGTTCAGGTGGAGGGGATTTCGCGCCGTTTCGGCGATTTTGTTGCCGTCGACGGCATCAGCTTCAAGGTGCGCGAGGGCGAGATCTTTGGCTTCCTCGGCGCCAATGGCGCGGGCAAGACCACGACCATCCGTATGCTCTGCGGGCTGCTGCTGCCCTCCTCCGGCAGGGCCACGGTCGCGGGTTATGACATTTACTCGGAGACGGCGCAGATCAAGGCTACCATCGGTTACATGTCACAGAAATTCTCGCTCTACGACGATCTGACCGTCGCGCAGAACCTCGATTTCTACGGCGGGATCTACGGCCTCTCGCGGGAGGAACTCGGCCGGGCCATCACCTCCGCCATCGCCACGACCGATCTAAAGCAGCATCTGGGCAAGCTGACCCGCGATATTCCCACCGGCTGGAAGCAGCGTCTGGCCCTGACCTGTGCCATCCTCCACGAGCCCAGGATCCTCTTTCTCGACGAGCCCACCGGGGGTGTCGATCCGATCTCACGGCGGGAGTTTTGGGGGCTGATTTATGATCTGTCCGAAAGGGGGACCACTGTCTTCGTCACAACCCACTATATGGACGAGGCCGAATACTGCAACCGGCTGTCGATCATGCATGACGGCCGGATTATCGCCCTGGGCTCGCCGCGTGAGCTCAAGGAGCGCTACCGCAAATCGACCATCGAGGCGCTTTTTATCGATCTAGTGCGGCAAGAAAGCCGCAAAGCGGAGACCGTATGA
- a CDS encoding ABC transporter ATP-binding protein — MAYDIQVSGLRKSFGAVTALDRLGLTVQPGEMLGLIGPDGAGKTTTLRILCGLLFADAGDVRVGGLDPRRAPREVRRFLGYMPQRFSLYPDLTVAENLRFFADLFQVPKGERERRMTELLHFSRLAPFTSRLAARLSGGMKQKLALSCTLIHTPRILMLDEPTTGVDPVSRREFWEILGTLNQEGVTILVTTPYMDEAARCDRVAFIHKGRLLTVERPEAIPGLYTKKLFEVVTPDNLVAARLLRASGAFTRVQVFGDRIHLSASGDDETLQHQVTALLEAAGIRADSVAPIAAGIEDVFVELLK; from the coding sequence ATGGCGTACGATATTCAAGTCTCCGGCCTGCGCAAGTCCTTCGGCGCGGTGACGGCCCTGGACCGACTCGGCCTGACCGTCCAGCCGGGGGAGATGCTCGGCCTGATCGGGCCCGACGGCGCCGGCAAGACCACCACTCTGCGCATCCTTTGCGGTCTACTCTTCGCCGACGCCGGCGACGTCCGCGTCGGCGGCCTTGACCCGCGCCGGGCGCCCCGCGAGGTGCGTCGCTTCCTCGGCTATATGCCGCAGCGCTTCTCGCTCTACCCGGATCTTACAGTTGCGGAAAACCTGCGCTTTTTCGCGGATCTCTTCCAGGTGCCCAAGGGAGAGCGCGAACGCCGCATGACCGAGCTACTGCACTTCAGCCGGCTCGCTCCCTTCACCAGCCGTCTCGCCGCCCGTCTCTCGGGGGGAATGAAACAAAAGCTCGCCCTCTCCTGCACCCTGATCCACACGCCCAGGATCCTGATGCTGGACGAGCCGACCACGGGCGTCGACCCGGTCTCCCGGCGGGAGTTCTGGGAGATCCTCGGCACCCTGAACCAGGAGGGTGTGACCATTCTCGTGACCACTCCGTACATGGATGAAGCGGCGCGCTGCGACCGGGTGGCGTTTATTCACAAGGGGCGGCTGCTCACCGTCGAGCGCCCGGAGGCCATCCCGGGGCTCTACACCAAGAAACTCTTCGAGGTGGTCACGCCGGATAATCTCGTGGCGGCGCGCCTCTTACGCGCCAGCGGGGCTTTCACAAGGGTCCAGGTCTTCGGCGACCGGATTCACCTCAGCGCCTCGGGGGATGACGAAACCTTGCAGCATCAGGTGACCGCGTTGCTGGAGGCGGCCGGCATCCGCGCCGATTCGGTCGCCCCGATTGCGGCGGGGATTGAGGACGTGTTTGTCGAATTGCTAAAGTGA